The sequence GGTGCAGCCGGAATTCGATTCGATGCGTCCCGTGGGCGTGACCAACCACTTCTCGCGCATCCGTATCCCCGACGATCCGGTGCACACCGACGAGGACTTCAACGAGCTCGTCATGCGCATCCGCGCCGCCACCATCGAGGCGATCGATTCCGTGCTGACCTGCTCGCCGGGCGCGATCGTCATGGGCATGTCGGCGGAGACCTTCTGGGACGGCAAGTCCCGCGCCGACAGCCTGAAGGACGAGATCACGGCTCATGCGGGGATGCCCGTCGCGATGGGCTCGGACGCGTGCCAGGCGGCGCTGTCGAAGTTCGGCGACATCAAGCGGATCGCCGTGATCACGCCCTACATGCCGATCGGAGACGAGCAGGTGCGCCGCTTCTTCACCGACTGCGGCTACGAGGTCGTCACGGTGAAGGGACTGAAGTGCAAGAGCCCGATGCTGATCGCCCACGAAAGCGAGAAGACGCTCCGCGACGCGATCAACGAGGTCAACGATCCCTCCGTCGAGGCGATCGTCCAGGCCGGCACCAACCTCGCCATGGCGCGCGTCGGCGCGATCGCGGAGTTCTGGCTCGACAAGCCGGTGATCGCGATCAACACCGCCACCTACTGGCACGGACTGCGCATGAACGGCATCGAGGACAAGGTGCAGGGCTTCGGCTCGCTCCTGTCGCACTACTGACCCGGTCCTCCCTCAAACCCGAAGGGCGACGATGGATTACGACTTCGTTCCGATGCCCCGGCGCAAGCCGCTGAAGTGGCCGAACGGCAAGCGGCTGGCGCTGATTCTCACCACCAACCTGGAATACTGGGACAAGGTGCAGGAGAGCGACCGCCCCTACTATCCGGGCGGTCCGGGCATCGTCGGCGGCAACCTGCCGGGCAATGTCTACGACAACCCGAACTTCACCTGGCGCGAATACGGCCAGCGGGTCGGCGTCTGGCGCATGTTCGACGTCTTCGACGCCGAGGATGTGCCGTCGAGCTGCACCATCAACGCCAAGATCGCCGAGGAGCGGCCCGAGATCGTGGAGGCCGCGCTCGACCGGGGCTTCGAGATCGTCGCCCACAACTACGTCCAGGACGAGCTTCTCACCGACTACATGTTCGACGAGGCGGCGGAACGCGCCGTGATCCGCCGCACCCTCGACACCTACGAGAAGGTGGTCGGAGAGAAAGCCAAGGGGTGGCTGTCGAGCTCGCTGCGCTCGACCCTCAACACCATCGACATCCTCGCCGACGAAGGGCTGATCTTCGTCACCGACCTGCTCAACGACGACCAGCCCTATCTGGTGAAGACGCGGTCCGGACGGCCGATGGTGTCGATTCCCTACACGTCCGAGGTCAACGACTTTTCGTTCCTGCGGCAGGGGCTGACCGTCGACACCGGCTTCCAGATGTTCAAGGAACAGTTCGACTGGCTCTATGCGGAGGGCGCGAAGAGCGGCCGGATCATGAACATCGGCCTGCACCCCCATGTGATCGGCCAGCCGTTTCGGATCCGCGCGCTGCGCGACTTCATCCGCTACGCTAAGACGTTCGACGGGGTGTGGTTCGCGAGCCGGGAGGAGATCGCCGAATGGTATCTGCAAAACCACGCCTCGCACATCGATCCGACGCCATGAGCTTCGAGGCGAACCTGCATGAGATCGCCCGCGAGCGGCCGGACCTCGTCATCGGCGGACGGGCGGACGATCAGGACGCGGAGCGGCAGCAAAAGCCCGCCGAACGGGCCTATCAGGGTATCCGGCGCGCGATCCTGACCGGCGAACTGAAGAGCGGCGCGCACCTGCGCGAGGAGCATCTGGCGCAGCTGACCGGCACCAGCCGCACCCCGGTGCGCGAGGCGCTTCGCCGGCTCGTTGCCGAGGGGCTGGCGACGGTGGAGAACCGCCACCGCTACGTGACCGACTTCTCCTATGACGAGGTGGAGATCATCTTCGAGGTCCGCGCCAAGCTGGACGCCTACGCGGCCGCCGTTGCCGCCCAGAAGATCAACGACGCCGAGCTGAAGCG is a genomic window of Amorphus orientalis containing:
- a CDS encoding maleate cis-trans isomerase family protein is translated as MVDSLGYRMKFGVIAPSTNTSVQPEFDSMRPVGVTNHFSRIRIPDDPVHTDEDFNELVMRIRAATIEAIDSVLTCSPGAIVMGMSAETFWDGKSRADSLKDEITAHAGMPVAMGSDACQAALSKFGDIKRIAVITPYMPIGDEQVRRFFTDCGYEVVTVKGLKCKSPMLIAHESEKTLRDAINEVNDPSVEAIVQAGTNLAMARVGAIAEFWLDKPVIAINTATYWHGLRMNGIEDKVQGFGSLLSHY
- a CDS encoding GntR family transcriptional regulator, coding for MVSAKPRLAHRSDAMSFEANLHEIARERPDLVIGGRADDQDAERQQKPAERAYQGIRRAILTGELKSGAHLREEHLAQLTGTSRTPVREALRRLVAEGLATVENRHRYVTDFSYDEVEIIFEVRAKLDAYAAAVAAQKINDAELKRLASLIEAIDFIEDDGSDAAVERFVSLNSAFHGVIVEASRSRQLHALTAQATALPLVLIKQFVCDQKINIARSNAQHRDILAALTKRDSQWAEAAMAGHVLSTKPKPGQGFDR
- a CDS encoding polysaccharide deacetylase family protein, producing MDYDFVPMPRRKPLKWPNGKRLALILTTNLEYWDKVQESDRPYYPGGPGIVGGNLPGNVYDNPNFTWREYGQRVGVWRMFDVFDAEDVPSSCTINAKIAEERPEIVEAALDRGFEIVAHNYVQDELLTDYMFDEAAERAVIRRTLDTYEKVVGEKAKGWLSSSLRSTLNTIDILADEGLIFVTDLLNDDQPYLVKTRSGRPMVSIPYTSEVNDFSFLRQGLTVDTGFQMFKEQFDWLYAEGAKSGRIMNIGLHPHVIGQPFRIRALRDFIRYAKTFDGVWFASREEIAEWYLQNHASHIDPTP